The Syntrophales bacterium genomic sequence CTCAATCATTTTATCCTGAATTTGATTTTATGTTGCAAAGCGTTTAAATTTGCTTTATATTTCCTATCCAAATTGCGTAACGAAATACCTGTCTCAATCTAAATATTATGCGGGTAGGTAGGTATCTTTTCGTATTCATAATGTTTATGGCGATTCTCATCACCTTCGGAAACCGGGGGTTGCTGGATAATTACAGGATGGGCAAGAAGCTGGCAGCCATCCAGCAAGCGAATGAGGATATCGTACAAGAGAACAGGGAGTATCAGAAGAAAATCGATTTGCTGAAAAACCATCTGGGTTACATTGAGATGGTGGCCCGCAATGAGTTGGGCATGGTCAAGAAAGGAGACGTTGTATATCGATTTCCGAAATAAGTGTGACGGAAATAGCCCGCTTGCCGGCATCAGCGGCAGGAGGAGAGTGACGAACCCATTTCTTTTGTGGTGATCCCATGTTCGATATCAGAAACTTGTTTGCCGGAAAGAAACAGGTTGTGGGACTGGATATCGGGTCCAGTTCACTGAAACTGGTGGAAGTTCTGGATTCCGCTGATGGCTATCTTTTAAATCACTTTTCTCAGATCCCCCTTCCCAGAGGCATTATCGTCGACGGCTTGCTGGTCGACCAGAGAGCCCTCACTGAAAAAGTTAAAGAACTGTTTAAAAATTCCGGCTGCAGCAAGAAAGCGATTGTTACATCCTTGTCCGGTCATTCCGTGATCGTGAAGAAAGTCAATTTTGCCACCATGGAAGAGGAGGAGCTTCGTGAGCTGATCCGGGATGAAGCGGCCAAGTACCTTCCCTTCGACAACATGGATGATATCAATTTTGACTTCGAGATCCTCGGAGCCTCGGAATACAATCCGAACCAGATGGATGTTCTCATCGTTGCCGCCAAGAAAGAGGCGGTCAACAGCTTCGTGGATGCCCTTATGGATGCGGGCCTCTCCGTTGCAATCATGGATGTCGATTCCTTTGCCCTGGAGACCATGTACGAAGAGAATTACGATTATCAGGAAAACGAGATGGTCGTGATTGTGAATATCGGGGCGACCATTACGAACATAAGCGTCATCAAGAGCGCAACATCTGTTTTTACACGCGATTTCACGCTCGGAGGGAATGCCGTCACGGAGGCGATT encodes the following:
- the pilM gene encoding type IV pilus assembly protein PilM; the protein is MFDIRNLFAGKKQVVGLDIGSSSLKLVEVLDSADGYLLNHFSQIPLPRGIIVDGLLVDQRALTEKVKELFKNSGCSKKAIVTSLSGHSVIVKKVNFATMEEEELRELIRDEAAKYLPFDNMDDINFDFEILGASEYNPNQMDVLIVAAKKEAVNSFVDALMDAGLSVAIMDVDSFALETMYEENYDYQENEMVVIVNIGATITNISVIKSATSVFTRDFTLGGNAVTEAIQERFGLTFEEADQVKAGKMAFDDAARREVMASLLSFAEPLILEIERSIEYFQSSYGGASIKKIILSGGGANLPGLAGELYQRLNIETEIVNPFRKIGINRKKLDPDTMDRIASIAAVGVGLALRRIGD
- a CDS encoding septum formation initiator family protein, which gives rise to MAILITFGNRGLLDNYRMGKKLAAIQQANEDIVQENREYQKKIDLLKNHLGYIEMVARNELGMVKKGDVVYRFPK